The Chionomys nivalis chromosome 20, mChiNiv1.1, whole genome shotgun sequence genome includes a region encoding these proteins:
- the Lonrf1 gene encoding LON peptidase N-terminal domain and RING finger protein 1 isoform X1 has translation MSSPAVARASPGGNREAAGGPRSRNGPWEVGGGERLERAGAEPGRWELLLRRGELLALGGHLKGALEAFAAALRRGAPARPERLGSLVDCLVFSYRLRHGLRWSATPAAGAAGLLSCLGCRGFLSEPVTVPCGHSYCRRCLRRELRARCRLCRDRLPPAAAAEGTPRPPPLAAAIADFRTSVVLNHLAEKWFPGQRERARAAGRLGELLHQGRYREALAAACDALRAEPSDLTLKIYRAESYAGLQEFKAAIEDLNAVLFQLPNWPEVYFRKGKVLQDAGFLGDALQLFLQCLALDEDFAPAKLQVEKILCDLLSPDNLKEDLKESSWSSLPCSKNKPFGFPSVVEEPHSPGELSLKQAEELPEDAPEPVKGSLNRARSAQAINTAAVPAREDGLKRVSSEPLLSAQGRGVLLKRKLSLLEQDMLINEDGRNKLKKQGESPSEDCVFSLTYGDIPEELIDVSDFECSLCMRLFFEPVTTPCGHSFCKNCLERCLDHTPYCPLCKESLKEYLADRRYCVTQLLEELIVKYLPDELSERKKIYDEETAELSHLTKNVPIFVCTMAYPTVPCPLHVFEPRYRLMIRRSIQTGTKQFGMCVSDTQNSFADYGCMLQIRNVHFLPDGRSVVDTVGGKRFRVLKRGMKDGYCTADIEYLEDVKIENGDEIQSLRELHDLVYSQACSWFQNLRDRFRSQILQHFGSMPEREENLQATPNGPAWCWWLLAVLPVDPRYQLSVLSMKSLEERLTKIQHILTYFSRDQSK, from the exons ATGTCTTCTCCGGCCGTGGCGAGGGCGTCCCCGGGCGGGAATCGGGAGGCGGCCGGAGGACCGCGGAGCCGGAACGGGCCGTGGGAAGTGGGCGGCGGCGAGCGGCTGGAGCGCGCGGGCGCGGAGCCGGGACGCTGGGAGCTGCTGCTCCGCCGGGGCGAGCTGCTGGCGCTGGGCGGCCACCTGAAGGGAGCGCTGGAGGCGTTCGCGGCCGCGCTCCGCCGCGGGGCCCCAGCCAGGCCCGAGCGCCTCGGGTCGCTAGTGGACTGCTTGGTGTTCAGCTACCGGCTCCGCCACGGGCTGCGCTGGAGCGCGACTCCCGCGGCGGGCGCGGCCGGGCTGCTCAGCTGCCTGGGCTGCCGAGGCTTCCTGAGCGAGCCGGTGACCGTGCCGTGCGGCCACAGCTACTGCCGCCGTTGCCTGCGAAGGGAACTGCGCGCCCGCTGCCGCCTGTGCCGGGACCGCCtgccgcccgccgccgccgccgaggGGACCCCGCGGCCGCCGCCCCTGGCCGCCGCCATCGCCGACTTCCGAACCAGCGTCGTGCTCAACCACCTGGCGGAGAAGTGGTTCCCGGGCCAGCGCGAACGCGCGCGGGCGGCCGGCCGCCTTGGGGAGCTGCTCCATCAAGGGCGCTACCGAGAGGCCCTGGCCGCCGCCTGCGACGCCCTGCGAGCAG AGCCTAGCGACCTGACTCTCAAGATCTACAGAGCAGAGTCCTATGCTGGCCTCCAGGAGTTCAAAGCGGCCATCGAGGATCTAAACGCGGTTCTCTTTCAGCTTCCCAACTGGCCCGAG GTCTACTTCAGGAAGGGGAAGGTTCTGCAGGACGCGGGGTTCCTGGGTGATGCTTTACAGCTCTTCCTGCAGTGCTTAGCCCTTGATGAAGACTTTGCACCCGCAAAGCTACAAGTAGAAAAG ATTTTGTGTGACTTGTTGTCGCCTGACAACTTAAAGGAAGACCTGAAGGAGTCTTCCTGGAGTTCCCTACCGTGTAGTAAAAACAAACCTTTTGGTTTTCCTTCAGTAGTGGAAGAGCCTCACTCTCCTGGTGAGCTCAGCCTGAAGCAG GCGGAAGAACTGCCAGAGGATGCCCCAGAGCCTGTCAAAGGGAGTTTAAATCGTGCTCGGTCAGCACAAGCCATCAATACCGCAGCAGTGCCTGCCAGAGAAGATGGTTTAAAGCGCGTGTCCTCGGAACCTTTACTGTCCGCTCAGGGAAGAGGTGTCCTGCTGAAAAGGAAGTTGTCTCTCTTAGAGCAGGATATGCTTATTAATGAAGATGGGAGGAACAAGCTGAAGAAGCAAGGTG AATCTCCCAGTGAAGACTGTGTGTTTTCGTTAACTTATGGTGACATCCCAGAAGAATTAATAGATGTCTCAGATTTTGAATGTTCTCTCTGTATGAG GTTGTTTTTTGAGCCAGTAACAACCCCTTGTGGACATTCATTCTGTAAGAATTGTCTTGAGCGCTGTTTAGACCACACGCCATATTGTCCCCTCTGCAAAGAGAGCTTAAAAGAG TATCTAGCGGACAGGAGGTACTGTGTCACACAGCTGTTGGAAGAGTTAATAGTGAAGTATCTTCCGGACGAGCTGTCTGAGAGGAAGAAAATCTATGATGAAGAAACGGCCGAGCTCTCACA cTTGACCAAGAATGTCCCAATATTTGTTTGCACTATGGCCTATCCCACTGTGCCTTGCCCCCTCCATGTATTTGAGCCCAGATACAGGCTCATGATTCGAAGAAGTATACAGACTGGAACCAAGCAGTTCGGGATGTGTGTCAgtgatacacaaaacag ttttgcaGATTACGGTTGTATGTTACAAATTcgaaatgtgcatttcttacctGATGGAAGGTCTGTGGTCGACACGGTTGGAGGAAAGCGGTTCAGAGTCTTAAAGAGAGGAATGAAAGATGGATACTGCACTGCAGACATTGAGTATCTGGAAGATGTTAAG ATTGAGAATGGAGATGAAATCCAGAGTCTGAGAGAGCTTCATGACTTGGTGTACTCGCAAGCCTGTAGCTGGTTTCAGAATTTAAGAGACAGATTTCGAAGCCAAATCCTTCAACACTTTGGATCAATGCCTGAGAGGGAGGAAAACCTCCAG gCGACCCCCAATGGGCCTGCGTGGTGTTGGTGGCTGCTGGCAGTCCTTCCTGTAGACCCTCGGTATCAGCTCTCCGTATTGTCAATGAAGTCTCTGGAAGAGCGGCTAACAAAGATACAGCATATCCTGACTTACTTCTCTAGAGACCAATCTAAGTAA
- the Lonrf1 gene encoding LON peptidase N-terminal domain and RING finger protein 1 isoform X2, translating to MSSPAVARASPGGNREAAGGPRSRNGPWEVGGGERLERAGAEPGRWELLLRRGELLALGGHLKGALEAFAAALRRGAPARPERLGSLVDCLVFSYRLRHGLRWSATPAAGAAGLLSCLGCRGFLSEPVTVPCGHSYCRRCLRRELRARCRLCRDRLPPAAAAEGTPRPPPLAAAIADFRTSVVLNHLAEKWFPGQRERARAAGRLGELLHQGRYREALAAACDALRAEPSDLTLKIYRAESYAGLQEFKAAIEDLNAVLFQLPNWPEVYFRKGKVLQDAGFLGDALQLFLQCLALDEDFAPAKLQVEKILCDLLSPDNLKEDLKESSWSSLPCSKNKPFGFPSVVEEPHSPGELSLKQAEELPEDAPEPVKGSLNRARSAQAINTAAVPAREDGLKRVSSEPLLSAQGRGVLLKRKLSLLEQDMLINEDGRNKLKKQESPSEDCVFSLTYGDIPEELIDVSDFECSLCMRLFFEPVTTPCGHSFCKNCLERCLDHTPYCPLCKESLKEYLADRRYCVTQLLEELIVKYLPDELSERKKIYDEETAELSHLTKNVPIFVCTMAYPTVPCPLHVFEPRYRLMIRRSIQTGTKQFGMCVSDTQNSFADYGCMLQIRNVHFLPDGRSVVDTVGGKRFRVLKRGMKDGYCTADIEYLEDVKIENGDEIQSLRELHDLVYSQACSWFQNLRDRFRSQILQHFGSMPEREENLQATPNGPAWCWWLLAVLPVDPRYQLSVLSMKSLEERLTKIQHILTYFSRDQSK from the exons ATGTCTTCTCCGGCCGTGGCGAGGGCGTCCCCGGGCGGGAATCGGGAGGCGGCCGGAGGACCGCGGAGCCGGAACGGGCCGTGGGAAGTGGGCGGCGGCGAGCGGCTGGAGCGCGCGGGCGCGGAGCCGGGACGCTGGGAGCTGCTGCTCCGCCGGGGCGAGCTGCTGGCGCTGGGCGGCCACCTGAAGGGAGCGCTGGAGGCGTTCGCGGCCGCGCTCCGCCGCGGGGCCCCAGCCAGGCCCGAGCGCCTCGGGTCGCTAGTGGACTGCTTGGTGTTCAGCTACCGGCTCCGCCACGGGCTGCGCTGGAGCGCGACTCCCGCGGCGGGCGCGGCCGGGCTGCTCAGCTGCCTGGGCTGCCGAGGCTTCCTGAGCGAGCCGGTGACCGTGCCGTGCGGCCACAGCTACTGCCGCCGTTGCCTGCGAAGGGAACTGCGCGCCCGCTGCCGCCTGTGCCGGGACCGCCtgccgcccgccgccgccgccgaggGGACCCCGCGGCCGCCGCCCCTGGCCGCCGCCATCGCCGACTTCCGAACCAGCGTCGTGCTCAACCACCTGGCGGAGAAGTGGTTCCCGGGCCAGCGCGAACGCGCGCGGGCGGCCGGCCGCCTTGGGGAGCTGCTCCATCAAGGGCGCTACCGAGAGGCCCTGGCCGCCGCCTGCGACGCCCTGCGAGCAG AGCCTAGCGACCTGACTCTCAAGATCTACAGAGCAGAGTCCTATGCTGGCCTCCAGGAGTTCAAAGCGGCCATCGAGGATCTAAACGCGGTTCTCTTTCAGCTTCCCAACTGGCCCGAG GTCTACTTCAGGAAGGGGAAGGTTCTGCAGGACGCGGGGTTCCTGGGTGATGCTTTACAGCTCTTCCTGCAGTGCTTAGCCCTTGATGAAGACTTTGCACCCGCAAAGCTACAAGTAGAAAAG ATTTTGTGTGACTTGTTGTCGCCTGACAACTTAAAGGAAGACCTGAAGGAGTCTTCCTGGAGTTCCCTACCGTGTAGTAAAAACAAACCTTTTGGTTTTCCTTCAGTAGTGGAAGAGCCTCACTCTCCTGGTGAGCTCAGCCTGAAGCAG GCGGAAGAACTGCCAGAGGATGCCCCAGAGCCTGTCAAAGGGAGTTTAAATCGTGCTCGGTCAGCACAAGCCATCAATACCGCAGCAGTGCCTGCCAGAGAAGATGGTTTAAAGCGCGTGTCCTCGGAACCTTTACTGTCCGCTCAGGGAAGAGGTGTCCTGCTGAAAAGGAAGTTGTCTCTCTTAGAGCAGGATATGCTTATTAATGAAGATGGGAGGAACAAGCTGAAGAAGCAAG AATCTCCCAGTGAAGACTGTGTGTTTTCGTTAACTTATGGTGACATCCCAGAAGAATTAATAGATGTCTCAGATTTTGAATGTTCTCTCTGTATGAG GTTGTTTTTTGAGCCAGTAACAACCCCTTGTGGACATTCATTCTGTAAGAATTGTCTTGAGCGCTGTTTAGACCACACGCCATATTGTCCCCTCTGCAAAGAGAGCTTAAAAGAG TATCTAGCGGACAGGAGGTACTGTGTCACACAGCTGTTGGAAGAGTTAATAGTGAAGTATCTTCCGGACGAGCTGTCTGAGAGGAAGAAAATCTATGATGAAGAAACGGCCGAGCTCTCACA cTTGACCAAGAATGTCCCAATATTTGTTTGCACTATGGCCTATCCCACTGTGCCTTGCCCCCTCCATGTATTTGAGCCCAGATACAGGCTCATGATTCGAAGAAGTATACAGACTGGAACCAAGCAGTTCGGGATGTGTGTCAgtgatacacaaaacag ttttgcaGATTACGGTTGTATGTTACAAATTcgaaatgtgcatttcttacctGATGGAAGGTCTGTGGTCGACACGGTTGGAGGAAAGCGGTTCAGAGTCTTAAAGAGAGGAATGAAAGATGGATACTGCACTGCAGACATTGAGTATCTGGAAGATGTTAAG ATTGAGAATGGAGATGAAATCCAGAGTCTGAGAGAGCTTCATGACTTGGTGTACTCGCAAGCCTGTAGCTGGTTTCAGAATTTAAGAGACAGATTTCGAAGCCAAATCCTTCAACACTTTGGATCAATGCCTGAGAGGGAGGAAAACCTCCAG gCGACCCCCAATGGGCCTGCGTGGTGTTGGTGGCTGCTGGCAGTCCTTCCTGTAGACCCTCGGTATCAGCTCTCCGTATTGTCAATGAAGTCTCTGGAAGAGCGGCTAACAAAGATACAGCATATCCTGACTTACTTCTCTAGAGACCAATCTAAGTAA